One window from the genome of Rhodopirellula halodulae encodes:
- a CDS encoding efflux RND transporter periplasmic adaptor subunit — protein sequence MFRWTFCIALLYLPTWVFAEDNPTSARPAIWLEGLVVTPAQSGSAVAIQSGRLQELLVGEGDVVAKGDLIAKLDDAVASIQLRSAKQELAILQFKQRQTLAMDAAQASLDSQRLAAKKHAAEQSIHQRIAENKNRVLAAEKAEAVAKNEWSRAINAKEEFADAVSQSEIDQLKLAYEQRMLETKQAVFDQEVHRLQQSVDAIEKETLDNEVYAAEVALKQAEADQTVAKLQLDLQAERTELAQTQVEQLHLQSPLPGVVVDLTHRVGDWIPSGEAVARIVHLDRLRVEGFLPAKWISTLQQSTTPTLMLELPSGETLTRKGESLFISPEVDPLTKETRFWVEFDNSNGEVLPGASAKLQLPTGKGDSSP from the coding sequence ATGTTTCGTTGGACCTTTTGCATCGCACTGCTGTACCTTCCGACTTGGGTCTTCGCTGAGGACAATCCCACTTCAGCACGACCAGCGATTTGGTTGGAAGGATTGGTCGTCACGCCCGCTCAATCCGGTTCCGCCGTGGCCATTCAAAGCGGACGTCTGCAGGAGCTTCTTGTTGGCGAAGGCGACGTTGTTGCCAAGGGTGATCTCATCGCGAAGCTGGATGATGCGGTGGCATCGATTCAGCTTCGTTCGGCGAAACAAGAACTAGCCATTCTTCAGTTCAAGCAGCGACAAACCCTTGCGATGGACGCCGCTCAGGCATCGCTCGATTCCCAACGCCTGGCGGCCAAAAAACACGCCGCCGAACAGTCGATTCACCAACGGATTGCGGAGAACAAAAATCGAGTTCTTGCGGCAGAGAAGGCCGAAGCAGTCGCCAAGAACGAATGGTCACGAGCCATCAACGCAAAAGAAGAATTTGCCGACGCGGTGTCACAATCCGAAATCGATCAACTGAAGCTGGCCTACGAACAACGCATGTTGGAAACCAAACAAGCCGTCTTTGATCAAGAAGTCCACCGTCTCCAGCAATCCGTGGATGCGATCGAAAAAGAGACCTTGGACAATGAAGTTTATGCCGCCGAAGTGGCGTTGAAGCAGGCGGAAGCGGACCAAACCGTCGCGAAACTTCAACTGGACCTGCAAGCCGAACGCACCGAACTGGCACAAACACAGGTCGAACAACTGCATTTGCAATCACCTTTGCCCGGTGTCGTGGTGGACCTCACTCATCGGGTTGGCGACTGGATCCCGTCGGGCGAAGCCGTCGCGAGGATCGTTCACTTGGACCGTCTTCGTGTGGAAGGCTTTCTGCCTGCAAAATGGATTTCCACCCTTCAGCAATCGACCACACCCACGTTGATGCTGGAACTCCCCAGCGGCGAAACCCTGACACGCAAGGGTGAATCGCTCTTCATCAGCCCGGAAGTGGATCCACTCACCAAGGAGACTCGTTTTTGGGTGGAGTTCGACAACTCAAATGGTGAAGTTCTGCCGGGTGCTTCCGCCAAACTGCAACTGCCGACCGGCAAAGGCGACTCCTCACCATGA
- a CDS encoding biotin/lipoyl-binding protein, with the protein MTSVQFHTASSKQDAMTPYQLCHHIAACTRADRVLWFSQINERWRPIASSVRSSVSLDSGLACEWQRILDELATTSDSSSTSSFNQLLDAYRRDNEVSTLLLLPLQSSDAKQTVSYLILETFQSPTIVDSSELRSDWQTIAPEVATSIQRIVDTQDDSLNSPQLGTWRKALPIALVLITAALFVIRVPLRIPVEGTLHPIQQQRVFAPTSGRVVQVDVEQHQSVEAGDVLLRLQSDELDLQSEIIRGNLATAKAELAARRTVRSDRSTRSTSLSPSCSASESSTNELVLKERIASLEKQQQFIQRIQASMIIRAESRGTVHRWDEEKSLLGRDVFQGQWLLDVVNVDSGVQARLHLPERHLHYILHAQSQKKPLVSQLQLRSQPDVAWSSEIEQVASVVTVNEAGNPTIAMLAAANISSGDFEQTLLGATVVGDVHAGDSSLAFMLFRPFFESLEELW; encoded by the coding sequence TTCTCCCAAATCAACGAGAGATGGCGTCCGATTGCGTCGTCCGTGCGATCCAGTGTTTCACTGGACTCCGGATTGGCTTGCGAATGGCAGCGAATCCTGGATGAGTTGGCCACTACCTCGGATTCCTCCAGCACCTCCTCGTTCAACCAACTTCTCGACGCCTACCGACGCGACAACGAAGTCAGCACGCTGTTGCTGTTGCCATTGCAGTCGAGTGACGCGAAGCAGACCGTTTCTTACCTGATTCTGGAAACGTTCCAGTCGCCCACCATCGTTGATTCGTCCGAATTACGGAGTGACTGGCAGACCATTGCACCGGAGGTTGCCACCTCCATCCAGCGAATCGTTGACACGCAAGATGACTCACTGAACTCACCACAACTCGGAACGTGGCGAAAAGCACTTCCGATTGCACTCGTATTGATCACCGCCGCGTTGTTCGTAATTCGAGTTCCCCTGCGGATCCCGGTGGAAGGCACGCTTCACCCGATCCAACAACAAAGAGTTTTCGCCCCAACCTCCGGACGCGTCGTTCAAGTCGATGTTGAGCAGCATCAATCGGTTGAAGCGGGCGATGTGCTGCTTCGACTTCAAAGCGACGAACTCGATCTGCAGTCCGAAATCATTCGTGGCAACCTCGCGACGGCAAAGGCAGAATTGGCGGCACGACGCACCGTGCGTTCCGACCGAAGCACACGATCGACCAGCCTCTCTCCATCTTGCTCCGCATCAGAATCTTCCACCAACGAACTGGTGCTGAAAGAGAGAATCGCTTCACTCGAAAAGCAACAACAGTTCATTCAGCGCATCCAAGCGTCGATGATCATCCGAGCTGAATCTAGAGGAACCGTTCACCGATGGGACGAGGAGAAATCACTGCTCGGCCGTGATGTCTTCCAAGGCCAATGGTTGCTCGACGTGGTCAATGTCGATTCGGGAGTTCAGGCGAGGCTGCATCTCCCGGAGCGACACCTGCACTACATCCTGCACGCTCAATCACAAAAAAAACCACTTGTTAGCCAGCTTCAATTGCGGTCTCAACCTGACGTTGCTTGGTCGTCTGAAATCGAACAAGTGGCGTCGGTTGTGACTGTCAACGAAGCTGGCAACCCCACGATTGCGATGTTGGCTGCGGCAAACATTTCCTCGGGTGATTTCGAACAGACTCTACTTGGGGCAACGGTTGTCGGCGACGTCCACGCCGGTGACAGTAGCCTCGCGTTCATGCTCTTTCGTCCCTTCTTTGAGTCGCTGGAGGAACTTTGGTGA